One window of Medicago truncatula cultivar Jemalong A17 chromosome 2, MtrunA17r5.0-ANR, whole genome shotgun sequence genomic DNA carries:
- the LOC25487245 gene encoding putative Peroxidase 48 gives MRRFFIFNPWIIVAFIVFLPVLVSLRNPRGEPEPENTITQTTSSSSFSHTSFRSVILAANTFPFDFNQRIRDGSNLQYNFYRDSCPQAEDTVRSAVTDIYFDHRDLAPSLLRLFFHDCFIQGCDASLLLEDNGDRNGSYEKQAIPNQTLKGFDKVDLIKEEVEQACPGVVSCADILALAARDSVLLGGGPFYPVLTGRRDSLQSFFQEATDEIPRTDDSITRTLHIFNLRGFSAQETVSLLGGHNIGKIGCDFIQQRLYDFQGTGQPDPSIPLDFLSQMRLNCPDNSKNNISSNGTFSTFTVSKPMNVHHSSSDKGMSYMQALSSAVPSGASFDTHYYQSLLRGRGLLFADQQLMAQEKTARLVSAYASDDGSTFRMDFARVMLKLSNLDVLTGNQGQVRLNCSRLVSS, from the exons ATGAGGagattcttcatcttcaacccaTGGATCATAGTTGCATTCATTGTATTCCTTCCTGTTCTTGTCTCTCTCAGAAACCCAAGAGGAGAACCTGAACCAGAAAACACCATAACACAaacaacttcatcttcttctttctctcataCTTCTTTTCGTTCAGTCATTTTAGCAGCCAATACTTTTCCATTTGATTTCAATCAAAGAATCAGAGATGGTTCCAATCTTCAATATAATTTCTATAGGGATTCTTGCCCTCAAGCTGAAGATACTGTTCGTTCCGCTGTTACCGATATCTACTTTGATCATAGAGACCTTGCACCTTCTCTTCTTCGTCTTTTCTTTCATGATTGCTTCATCCAG GGATGTGATGCTTCCTTGCTATTGGAAGACAATGGTGATAGAAATGGTTCCTATGAGAAGCAGGCTATTCCAAATCAAACATTGAAAGGTTTTGACAAAGTTGACTTGATTAAGGAGGAGGTGGAACAAGCATGTCCCGGCGTTGTGTCTTGTGCTGATATACTTGCTCTTGCCGCAAGAGATTCCGTTCTTTTG GGTGGTGGGCCTTTCTATCCAGTTTTAACAGGCAGACGAGATAGCCTGCAATCGTTTTTCCAGGAGGCAACTGATGAGATTCCAAGGACTGACGATAGCATTACGCGCACACTGCACATCTTCAATCTTAGAGGATTCAGCGCACAGGAAACAGTCAGCCTCCTTG GAGGACACAACATTGGAAAAATTGGTTGCGATTTCATTCAGCAAAGGCTGTACGACTTTCAAGGAACAGGGCAACCAGACCCAAGTATACCTCTCGATTTTCTCAGTCAGATGAGGCTAAACTGTCCTGACAACAGTAAGAACAATATCAGCAGCAATGGCACGTTTTCGACGTTTACAGTTTCAAAGCcaatgaatgttcatcactctaGTAGTGACAAAGGGATGTCATACATGCAAGCATTGTCATCTGCAGTGCCATCTGGAGCATCTTTTGACACTCACTACTATCAGAGTTTGTTGAGAGGAAGAGGGTTATTGTTTGCTGATCAACAGCTGATGGCTCAAGAGAAGACTGCCAGATTGGTTTCTGCTTATGCTTCAGATGACGGATCAACCTTTCGGATGGATTTCGCAAGGGTTATGTTGAAATTGTCTAACCTCGATGTTTTGACTGGAAATCAAGGTCAGGTTCGTCTGAATTGCTCCCGTCTTGTAAGCTCTTAA
- the LOC25487246 gene encoding pentatricopeptide repeat-containing protein At3g53170 gives MPYLGFECNNVTYNSISDGDGKAGMFETMENSLTDMIENENCQPYVFMLNSLIGSYGNGMDDKIKAVTDFMERRYRAITSAYYRGAVGALLVYDVTRHATFENVDTWLKELRNHTDSNIVVMCNIPKESEMQIRK, from the exons ATGCCATATTTGGGCTTTGAATGTAACAATGTGACATATAATTCCATAAGTGATGGAGATGGTAAGGCTGGCATGTTTGAGACGATGGAGAATTCGCTGACAGATatgattgaaaatgaaaactgCCAACCATATGTTTTCATGCTGAATTCTTTGATAGGATCATATGGAAACG GCATGGATGATAAAATAAAGGCTGTGACGGATTTCATGGAGAGGAG GTATCGCGCCATCACAAGTGCTTACTATCGTGGGGCAGTTGGTGCACTTCTTGTATATGATGTTACACGCCATGCAACATTTGAGAACGTCGATACATGGCTGAAAGAACTGCGAAACCACACAGATTCCAACATTGTTGTGATGTGTAATATTCCGAAAGAAAGTGAGATGCAAATTAGAAAATGA
- the LOC25487247 gene encoding ubiquitin-conjugating enzyme E2 35 translates to MANSNLPRRIIKETQRLLSEPAPGISASPSEDNMRYFNVMILGPTQSPYEGGVFKLELFLPEEYPMAAPKVRFLTKIYHPNIDKLGRICLDILKDKWSPALQIRTVLLSIQALLSAPNPDDPLSENIAKHWKSNEAEAVETAKEWTRLYASGA, encoded by the exons ATGGCTAACAGTAACCTTCCTCGAAGAATCATCAAG GAAACACAGCGTTTGCTCAGTGAGCCAG CGCCTGGAATTAGTGCATCCCCTTCCGAAGACAATATGCGGTATTTCAATGTGATGATCCTTGGCCCAACTCAGTCTCCTTATGAAG GGGGAGTTTTCAAGCTAGAACTATTTTTGCCTGAAGAATATCCAATGGCTGCTCCAAAG GTTAGGTTcttgacaaaaatatatcatcCTAACATTGACAAG CTTGGCAGGATATGTCTTGATATTCTGAAAGATAAGTGGAGTCCTGCCCTCCAGATTCGCACTGTACTTTTGAG TATTCAAGCTCTTTTGAGTGCACCAAACCCAGATGATCCTCTTTCTGAGAACATTGCTAAGCATTGGAAATCTAACGAGGCTGAGGCTGTTGAGACAG CCAAAGAGTGGACCAGATTATATGCAAGCGGTGCTTGA